The region CGGCGCCGGTCCGGACCCGAACGGGGCGGGAGGAGACCCGGCGGGGGGCGGCGGCTCGCCCCGGACGGAGGTGGACGTGGCCCTGCAGGGCGACCTGGTGGAGATCACGGCCCTCTGCTACCTGGTCGACGCGGCGCTCGACGCCGGGCCCGATGCGCTGCGCCGCCTGCGCTCCTGGGCGCGGGTCGACGAGCGGCCCGTCGACCAGGCCGAGTTCCGTCCGTTCCCGCGCCTGTGGCAGCGCCTGAGCACGGTGTGGCGGCAGCGCGGGGAGAGCAAGGACCGCGGCGACGAGTACCTCCACTCCGTCGAGCGCGTCATGGAGTTCCTGGACCGCGTGAACGCCGATGTCCGGGAGGGCGACGACGACCGCCTCTCCGCGCCGCAGCGCTACGCCAGGCGCCTCACCCGCTGGGAGAACCTCGTGTCGCGGGCGCGGGCGCAGTTCGCGGAAGAAGCCAAGCGGCCCGACGACCGCGAAGCCGACCTGGCGTACCTCTCCATCCTCTGGGGGATCCACAACCGCATCGTCCGCCTCCGCCGGCAGATGGGGAAGAACTTCGAGATCCCGGACCAGCTCCACCGCCAGACGCGCGAGCTGCTGCGGGTGATCGAGCGCCTGTTCGACGACTACGATCGGGAGACCGCTCCCAGGGCCGCCCACACCGGCGCCGCGCGGCGGAAGCGGACGGCCGCCGGAATGGAGCCGGCGGACGAGCCCGTGGCGTAGGCGGCCGGCACGCATGCGGCGCCTCGCGTCCGGGGCGCAGGACGCCGCTCGCCCACCCCGGCAGTGGTCAGCCGCCGGCTTCCCGGGCCTGCGCGGCCCCTGCCGGGCTCTCCCTGGACGACGGCGTCCCCAGGTACGTCGGCGTGATCGTCTCCACGCTCACCTCGCCGCCGTCCTCCCGCTCGAAGCGGTAGGCGAGCGCGGCGGGGCGCGACGAGACGGCGCGGATCACCCGGCCGTCCACGAAGTGCAGCCCCACCCCGTCCTCCGCCGCCAGCGCCGGGCCGCCCGTGCGCGCCACGAAGTCGCGCCAGGCGTCGGGCCGGCGCCAGTCGCTGTCGTAGTGCGGGCAGAAGGCGCCGGAGAGCAGCCCCAGCCCGTTCATCAGCGGCTTCAGGTCGGGCCCGTACGAGTCGGTGATCCCCCGCTCGAACCAGCAGAGCGCCCCCGCGCTCACCCCGCAGAACACCGTCCCCGAGGCCAGCACGTCGGGGAGCACCCGGTCCAGCCCCTGCGCCCGCCACACCGCCAGCAGGTTCACCGTGTTGCCGCCCCCCACGTACACCAGGTCCTGCCCCGCCAGGAACGCCGCCAGGTCGTCCACCTTGCGGCTGAAGAGGGAGAGGTGCGTGGGCTCGCAGACGCTCTCGGGGAACGCCTCGTAGAAGCGGTCGATGTACCCCACCGCGTCGCCCGCCGCGGTGGGGACGAAGCAGACGCGCGGGCGCGCCAGCCCCGTGGCGAGGAGCGCGTACTCGTCCAGCAGGCGGTTCTCGGGCTCCATGGTGAACCCGCCGCCCCCGAACACGATGATCTGGCCCCGGGGGAATTCAGGCATCCGGCTTGCTCCGAGGTACACGACCCACCGGGCTCCACGCCCGGAACGGCGGGAAGGGAGGGGCGCCCTCAACATGGCACCGCCGCCGCCCGCGCGAAAGGCGCGGCCGTCCGCGGGCCGCGGGAAAAGCCCCGCCGCGGCAGGGCGAAGCAGCACTTCGTCGCCCGCCGTGCCGCGAGAGCCGGGAGAGGTTAGCTTTCCCCTCCGGCCCCTGCCCGCCACCGGAGGCCGTCACCGGGACGGCCCGTTCCCCTGTCACCTGAAGAGGTCGAAGTGAAGCTCACGCGCATCTCCGCCCTGCTGGTCGCCGCGGTACTCCCGCTCGCCGCCTGCGACAGCGGCACCGATCCCGACGACCTGGACTTCGGCGAGTTCCGGGGAGACGTCTCGGGCGAGTTCTCCGCCGACCTGAACGGGAGGGCCAACAGCGGGATCACGCAGGGGTTCACGGGAGGCCAGGACCAGATCCTCCTCTCCGACGCCGGCGAGGGCGTGCAGATCGCCGTCTTCCACCAGGACGCCGAGTTCGTCCTGGGCACCAGCCCCGTGGGTCCCGACGACGAGGTGGGGGTGACCGCCGCCATCTTCTTCGAGGACGCCGGCCGCGCGTTCCTCGCCACCAGCGGCACCATGGTGATCGACGAGATCACCACGGGCGGGATCCTGGGGAGCATCGCCTTCAGCGCCGTGGAGTTCGACATCAACACCGGGCAGACGCTCAGCGACCGCGTCTCGGTGGACGTCGTCTTCAACACCGACTTCAGCACCAGCTGCTGCTTCAACCGCGCCCCGTTCTCCGGCACCGTCCGGCTGCACAAGACCCCCGTGAACTGACCGGTCCCGGCACCCGGCCACGCGACGCGGCCCCCGCCCACCGGCGGGGGCTCGCCGTTGCGGGACCTGGCGGGGCTCGGCAGAAGGCGGGTGAACCCGCGGCAACGGCGAAAAGCCCGCCTGCGCGGGCTCGTTCGGAGCAGAGGCGGGTGCGGCGCGTGGAGGCAGGCACCCCGCGCACCGCGACACGGCCCGCGGTGTGTTCCCCCCAAAACCCGGGCGGAGTGAGACCCGCGCGCGTGCGCCGGTGCGGCGGACTGTGGAGAGGGTGGGCGCGCGGGGCTCCGGAGCGGCCCCGCGCCGCAGCCCGGCGACGCACGGCCAGCCCCGCCTCGATCCCGCCCCGAAGAAAAGAGAAGACCCCGCGGCCGTCCCAGGCCTCGGGGTCTCTTCTCGTCTCCGGATCGGCCGGCTACGGACCGATCCGCCGGACGATCAGCGGTCGACCAGCTCGATGAGCGCGGTTTCGGCGCCGTCGCCCTGGCGGAAGCCGGTCTTCAGGATGCGGGTGTAGCCGCCCGGCCGCTCGGCCATCTTGGGGCCGATCTGGTCGAAGAGCAGCACCAGCACGTCGCGGTCCTGGATGGAGCGCGCCACCAGCCGCTTGGCGTGCAGGTCGCCCCGCTTGGCCAGCGTGATCAGCTTCTCGGCGTAGGGGCGCAGCTCCTTCGCCTTGGCGGTGGTGGTCTCGATGCGCCCGTGGCGGAACAGGCTGGTGGCCAGGTTCCTCAGCA is a window of Longimicrobium sp. DNA encoding:
- a CDS encoding peptidase E encodes the protein MPEFPRGQIIVFGGGGFTMEPENRLLDEYALLATGLARPRVCFVPTAAGDAVGYIDRFYEAFPESVCEPTHLSLFSRKVDDLAAFLAGQDLVYVGGGNTVNLLAVWRAQGLDRVLPDVLASGTVFCGVSAGALCWFERGITDSYGPDLKPLMNGLGLLSGAFCPHYDSDWRRPDAWRDFVARTGGPALAAEDGVGLHFVDGRVIRAVSSRPAALAYRFEREDGGEVSVETITPTYLGTPSSRESPAGAAQAREAGG
- the rplQ gene encoding 50S ribosomal protein L17, producing MRHNNKGRALGRTSEHREALLRNLATSLFRHGRIETTTAKAKELRPYAEKLITLAKRGDLHAKRLVARSIQDRDVLVLLFDQIGPKMAERPGGYTRILKTGFRQGDGAETALIELVDR